One Clostridia bacterium DNA window includes the following coding sequences:
- a CDS encoding glutamate-5-semialdehyde dehydrogenase, with amino-acid sequence MFREELLEQGKKAKEAARKLAVLSTREKNEALEAMADRLLDQQNRILAANAVDMQAGKEKGLSKALLDRLLLTEQRILDMAKELREVAALPDPVGEITEMVTRPNGLQIGRMRVPLGVVGMIYEARPNVTVDAAGLCLKAGNAVLLRGGSEAINSNRVLVEILREALQAKGLPADAVQLVQTTDRDAVDVMVKMHGYLDVIIPRGGAALIRRVMENATVPVIETGVGNCHVYIDEGADVEKAVNIAVNAKCQRPGVCNAMETLLIHAKVAPEVLPRLGAVYGEKGVELRACPKALPFLPNAKPATEEDWATEYLDLILAVKVVDSYEEAVDHIHRYSTGHSEAIVTEDYTKAHDFLKRIDAAAVFVNASTRFTDGGQFGFGAEIGISTQKLHARGPMALRELTTYKFVVLGQGQIRT; translated from the coding sequence ATGTTTAGGGAAGAGCTGCTGGAACAAGGGAAAAAGGCCAAGGAAGCGGCAAGGAAACTTGCGGTCCTGTCTACCAGGGAGAAAAACGAAGCCTTGGAAGCCATGGCGGATCGGCTGCTGGACCAGCAAAACCGGATCCTGGCAGCCAATGCCGTCGATATGCAGGCAGGGAAGGAAAAAGGGCTGTCCAAAGCCCTGCTGGACCGGCTGCTTTTAACGGAACAGAGGATCCTGGACATGGCCAAGGAGCTGCGGGAAGTGGCCGCCCTGCCGGATCCCGTTGGCGAAATCACCGAGATGGTGACCCGTCCCAACGGGCTGCAAATCGGGAGAATGCGGGTGCCCTTAGGAGTGGTCGGCATGATCTACGAGGCGCGCCCCAATGTGACGGTGGACGCCGCCGGGTTGTGTTTGAAGGCGGGTAACGCGGTGCTCCTAAGGGGCGGATCGGAAGCCATCAACAGCAACCGGGTGCTGGTGGAGATCCTGCGGGAGGCTTTACAGGCTAAGGGCCTGCCGGCCGACGCCGTGCAGCTGGTCCAGACCACGGACCGGGATGCCGTCGATGTGATGGTCAAGATGCACGGCTACTTGGATGTGATCATACCCAGGGGCGGAGCGGCCCTCATCAGGCGAGTCATGGAAAATGCCACGGTGCCGGTCATTGAAACCGGCGTCGGCAATTGCCACGTGTACATAGATGAAGGGGCGGATGTGGAGAAAGCCGTTAACATTGCCGTCAACGCCAAGTGCCAGCGCCCCGGCGTATGCAACGCTATGGAAACCCTTTTGATCCATGCTAAAGTGGCGCCGGAAGTGCTGCCCAGGCTTGGCGCCGTTTACGGGGAAAAGGGTGTGGAGCTCAGGGCCTGTCCCAAGGCTTTGCCTTTCTTGCCCAATGCCAAACCGGCGACGGAGGAAGATTGGGCCACGGAGTACCTGGACCTGATCTTGGCGGTAAAAGTGGTGGATTCTTACGAAGAAGCGGTGGACCATATTCACCGTTACAGTACCGGCCATTCGGAAGCCATCGTCACCGAAGACTACACTAAAGCCCACGATTTCCTGAAGAGAATTGACGCAGCGGCGGTGTTTGTCAATGCTTCCACTCGTTTCACCGACGGCGGCCAGTTCGGTTTTGGTGCTGAAATCGGGATCAGCACCCAGAAACTGCATGCCCGGGGACCGATGGCACTGAGAGAATTAACCACCTACAAGTTTGTTGTTTTAGGGCAGGGTCAGATCAGAACCTAG
- the proB gene encoding glutamate 5-kinase produces the protein MLTAERIVVKVGTSTLTHATGQLDLKRIEKLARDLVDLANQGKKLVLVTSGAVGAGMGRLGFSRRPRTLREKQAVAAVGQGILVHMYEKFFAEYGRVVAQILLTREDFSDRRRYLNVSHTFSQLLEYDVIPIVNENDTTAVEELRFGDNDNLAALVAGAIDADLLIILSDIDGLYDDNPRTNPQARKLPVVKEITPEIERLAGGAGSSFGTGGMCTKIQAAKVCTSSGIPVVIASGNQEGVLHDIVAGKEVGTVFLPRVDKLRGKKKWIAYGSAVVGRIMIDAGAAQALKAEGKSLLPIGIVAVEGHFEAGGVVAVHDPGGKEVARGIVNYSAQELELIKGKKTGDIEAILGYKDYDEAIHRDNLVLWENGESERGQVMDV, from the coding sequence ATGCTAACGGCGGAGCGCATTGTAGTGAAGGTAGGGACCAGTACTCTCACCCATGCAACCGGACAGCTGGACTTGAAAAGAATAGAAAAACTGGCGCGGGATTTAGTGGACTTGGCTAATCAAGGGAAGAAGCTGGTCTTGGTGACATCAGGGGCGGTGGGTGCCGGGATGGGACGCCTGGGTTTCTCCCGGCGCCCTCGTACGTTAAGGGAAAAGCAAGCCGTGGCGGCCGTGGGACAAGGAATCCTGGTCCACATGTACGAGAAATTCTTCGCTGAGTACGGCCGGGTGGTGGCGCAGATCCTGCTGACCCGGGAGGACTTTTCCGACCGGCGCCGCTATCTCAACGTGAGCCATACCTTTTCCCAGCTATTAGAATATGATGTGATCCCCATCGTGAATGAAAATGATACCACGGCGGTGGAAGAGCTGAGGTTCGGCGACAACGACAATTTGGCTGCCCTGGTGGCCGGTGCCATTGATGCGGATTTATTAATCATTTTATCCGATATTGACGGCCTTTACGATGACAATCCCAGGACCAATCCCCAGGCCAGGAAACTGCCCGTGGTGAAAGAAATCACCCCGGAGATTGAAAGGCTTGCCGGCGGTGCCGGGTCCAGTTTCGGGACCGGCGGTATGTGTACCAAGATCCAAGCCGCCAAGGTCTGCACCAGTTCCGGCATCCCGGTGGTCATCGCCAGCGGGAATCAAGAAGGAGTGCTGCACGATATCGTGGCCGGCAAAGAAGTGGGCACCGTCTTCTTGCCCAGGGTGGATAAACTGCGGGGTAAAAAGAAGTGGATTGCCTACGGTTCAGCGGTAGTGGGCAGAATCATGATTGATGCCGGCGCGGCCCAGGCCCTCAAGGCGGAAGGGAAGAGCTTGCTGCCCATCGGTATTGTGGCGGTGGAAGGTCATTTTGAAGCCGGGGGGGTAGTGGCTGTGCATGATCCCGGCGGGAAGGAAGTGGCCCGGGGGATTGTTAACTACAGTGCCCAGGAATTAGAGCTGATTAAGGGCAAGAAGACCGGTGACATTGAGGCGATCCTGGGGTACAAGGACTACGATGAGGCCATACACCGTGATAATTTAGTATTGTGGGAAAATGGTGAAAGCGAAAGGGGTCAGGTGATGGATGTTTAG
- the yhbY gene encoding ribosome assembly RNA-binding protein YhbY, translating to MIGKQKRFLRALGTGIDPIIQIGKAGITEPVLKQVEEALEARELIKVRVLNNHEDDPKNTGKILAEKTGAELIQVVGRNLLLYRRSSKKSIIELP from the coding sequence TTGATTGGAAAACAAAAGCGGTTTCTCAGGGCTTTAGGGACCGGTATCGATCCCATTATCCAGATCGGCAAGGCGGGTATTACGGAGCCCGTCCTGAAGCAGGTGGAAGAAGCCTTGGAAGCCAGGGAACTGATTAAGGTGCGGGTGTTAAACAACCATGAGGATGATCCGAAGAATACAGGCAAGATCTTAGCCGAAAAAACAGGAGCGGAATTAATTCAAGTGGTGGGCCGCAATTTACTGCTCTACCGGCGGTCCAGCAAAAAGTCAATCATAGAATTGCCGTAA
- the obgE gene encoding GTPase ObgE — MFYDTAKIYVKAGDGGDGVISFRREKYVPEGGPDGGDGGRGGNVVLIVDEGLRTLVDFKYKRHYKAERGQHGRGKNMHGRAGEDLIIRVPPGTVVKDADTGEVLADLIEPGAPVVVAQGGRGGRGNARFLSNKNKAPRMAEKGEPGEEKWLLLELKLLADVGLLGFPNAGKSTLISRISAARPKIADYPFTTLTPNLGVVNLEEGRSFVVADIPGLIEGAHQGAGLGHDFLRHLERTRVLIHLVDLANWEREPIEAYQIINRELELYSRELSRKPQIVAANKIDLPEARERLDGFVQALGPGVTVVPISAVTGEGVQELLHQVARLLEETGEPEPDQPPEVAFKETRYRGEEAPFTISLAEGVYVVSGKRVERLVAMTDLENDEAVRRLQWIFRKMGLDDALRQAGAKDGDEVRIGKLVFDFVEPGFVEE; from the coding sequence ATGTTTTACGATACAGCAAAAATCTATGTCAAAGCCGGTGACGGCGGTGACGGCGTGATTTCCTTCCGGCGGGAAAAGTATGTCCCGGAAGGGGGGCCCGACGGGGGAGACGGGGGCCGCGGCGGCAACGTGGTCCTGATTGTGGATGAAGGGTTACGTACCCTGGTGGATTTCAAGTACAAAAGGCATTATAAAGCGGAAAGAGGCCAGCACGGCCGCGGCAAGAACATGCACGGCAGGGCCGGAGAGGACCTGATCATCCGGGTACCGCCCGGTACCGTGGTGAAGGATGCGGACACCGGTGAAGTCCTGGCGGACTTGATTGAGCCCGGCGCCCCGGTGGTAGTGGCCCAAGGCGGGCGCGGGGGCCGGGGGAATGCCAGGTTCCTCAGCAACAAAAACAAAGCGCCCCGGATGGCGGAAAAAGGGGAGCCTGGGGAAGAAAAGTGGCTGCTCTTAGAGCTGAAACTGCTGGCTGATGTGGGACTCCTCGGCTTTCCCAATGCAGGCAAATCCACGTTGATTTCCCGCATTTCGGCGGCCAGGCCCAAAATTGCCGACTATCCTTTTACCACCCTCACCCCCAATTTAGGGGTGGTCAACCTGGAGGAAGGCCGGAGCTTCGTGGTGGCCGATATTCCCGGCTTAATCGAAGGAGCCCACCAGGGAGCCGGTTTGGGACATGATTTTCTCAGGCATTTGGAACGGACCCGGGTGCTCATCCACCTGGTTGACCTGGCCAACTGGGAACGTGAGCCTATTGAGGCTTACCAAATCATCAACCGGGAGCTGGAGCTGTACAGCCGGGAGCTGAGCCGGAAGCCGCAAATCGTAGCTGCCAACAAAATCGACCTGCCGGAAGCCCGGGAGAGGCTGGACGGATTCGTGCAGGCCCTGGGTCCGGGGGTGACGGTAGTACCTATTTCCGCCGTCACCGGGGAAGGGGTGCAGGAACTGCTGCATCAGGTAGCCCGGCTTTTGGAGGAAACCGGTGAGCCGGAACCGGACCAGCCGCCGGAAGTGGCCTTCAAGGAAACTCGTTACCGGGGCGAAGAAGCACCATTTACCATTTCCTTGGCGGAAGGAGTCTACGTAGTCTCCGGCAAGCGAGTGGAAAGACTGGTGGCCATGACGGATTTGGAAAACGACGAGGCGGTGCGCCGGCTGCAGTGGATCTTCCGGAAGATGGGACTGGACGATGCCCTGCGCCAAGCAGGGGCCAAAGACGGAGATGAAGTGCGGATCGGTAAGCTGGTTTTTGATTTTGTTGAGCCCGGGTTCGTGGAGGAATAA